A window of the Buchnera aphidicola (Aphis glycines) genome harbors these coding sequences:
- the rplO gene encoding 50S ribosomal protein L15 translates to MYLNSLSPSCGSKKNSKRLGRGIGSGYGKTAGRGHKGQKSRSGGSINRGFEGGQMPLYRRLPKFGFKSRKANVTTEVRLSQISKLPDNIIDLKVLKKENIVNKNVRHVKIILSGKLKGPVTLRNLRVTKGARIEIENYGGKIEG, encoded by the coding sequence ATGTATCTAAATAGTTTATCTCCATCATGTGGATCTAAAAAAAATAGCAAAAGATTAGGTCGAGGTATTGGCTCTGGATATGGAAAAACAGCCGGAAGAGGACATAAAGGTCAAAAATCTAGATCTGGTGGAAGTATAAATCGCGGTTTCGAAGGGGGTCAAATGCCTTTATATAGAAGACTTCCTAAATTTGGATTTAAATCTAGAAAAGCAAATGTTACTACTGAAGTAAGATTATCTCAAATATCAAAATTACCAGATAACATAATTGATTTAAAAGTTTTAAAAAAAGAAAATATTGTTAATAAGAATGTTAGACATGTAAAAATTATTTTATCAGGAAAATTAAAAGGCCCTGTAACATTACGCAATTTACGTGTTACCAAAGGTGCTCGTATAGAAATTGAAAATTATGGTGGTAAAATTGAAGGATAA
- the rpsM gene encoding 30S ribosomal protein S13 — protein MARIAGINIPENKHTIIALTEIYGIGRKRSKIICMNSNISETMKIIDLKESDIELLRENVAKYVVEGDLRREKTLNIKRLVDLNCYRGIRHRKNLPVRGQRTKTNARTCKGPRKVIKK, from the coding sequence ATGGCTCGTATTGCGGGTATTAATATTCCTGAGAATAAGCATACTATTATAGCATTAACAGAAATATATGGAATAGGAAGAAAACGATCTAAAATTATTTGCATGAATTCAAATATTTCAGAAACTATGAAAATCATAGATCTAAAAGAATCAGATATTGAATTATTGAGAGAAAACGTAGCTAAATATGTTGTTGAAGGCGATTTAAGACGAGAAAAAACTTTAAATATTAAACGTTTAGTTGATCTTAATTGTTATCGTGGTATACGACATCGTAAAAATCTTCCAGTTCGAGGCCAAAGAACCAAAACAAATGCTCGCACTTGTAAAGGCCCTAGAAAAGTGATAAAAAAATAA
- the secY gene encoding preprotein translocase subunit SecY, whose amino-acid sequence MINKLGMNFKNSKKNINELKNRIIFVIISLIIFRIGSFIPIPGIDTTILSRILNHQKGTIFEMFNMFSGGALNRASIFALGIMPYISASIIIQLLTLAIPFLSELKKEGEAGRHKINEYTRYSTLILAFFQSVGVVTSLSSISSIRPIIVNENFYFYCTAIVILVTGTMFLMWLGELITECGIGNGISIIIFTGIIAGLPSAIAHTIEQTRQGHLHLLLFLSVLVLIFLVVFLVVFIERSQRKIIVHYAQRQQGRRIYSAQSTHLPLKVNMSGVIPAIFASSIVLFPATIISWLGIDKKYSFFKTILFYFQPNQFLYLFLYVISIIFFCFFYTGLVFNPRETADNLKKSGAFISGIRPGEKTAKYINKIILRLTLFGSLYITFICLIPEFMRSAMNVPFYFGGTSLLIVVVVIMDFIAQIQTLIMSSQYDSILKKAKLN is encoded by the coding sequence ATGATTAATAAATTAGGAATGAATTTTAAAAATTCTAAAAAAAATATTAATGAACTTAAAAATAGAATTATTTTTGTAATAATCTCTTTAATTATTTTTCGTATTGGTTCTTTTATTCCTATACCTGGAATTGATACTACAATTTTGTCTCGCATATTAAATCATCAAAAAGGCACTATTTTTGAAATGTTTAATATGTTTTCTGGCGGAGCTTTGAATCGAGCTTCTATTTTTGCATTAGGTATTATGCCTTATATATCCGCTTCTATTATTATTCAGTTATTAACCTTAGCAATTCCTTTCTTATCTGAATTAAAGAAAGAAGGAGAAGCAGGTCGACATAAAATTAATGAATATACAAGATATTCTACTTTAATATTAGCTTTTTTTCAATCAGTTGGAGTTGTGACAAGTTTATCTAGTATATCCAGCATACGTCCTATTATAGTTAATGAAAATTTTTATTTTTATTGTACCGCTATTGTTATATTGGTCACTGGTACTATGTTTTTGATGTGGTTAGGTGAGCTAATTACGGAATGTGGTATTGGAAATGGAATTTCTATTATAATTTTCACAGGTATAATCGCAGGACTTCCTTCTGCTATTGCACATACTATTGAGCAAACTAGACAAGGACATTTGCATTTATTATTGTTTTTGTCTGTTTTAGTGTTAATTTTTTTAGTTGTTTTTTTAGTTGTTTTTATTGAGCGTAGTCAGAGAAAAATTATTGTTCATTATGCTCAGCGTCAACAAGGTCGCCGTATTTACTCAGCACAAAGCACTCATTTACCTTTAAAAGTAAATATGTCTGGCGTTATCCCTGCAATATTTGCTTCAAGTATTGTGTTATTTCCTGCTACTATTATATCTTGGTTGGGAATAGATAAAAAATACAGTTTTTTTAAAACTATTTTGTTTTATTTTCAACCAAATCAGTTTTTATATCTATTTTTATATGTAATTTCTATTATTTTCTTTTGTTTTTTTTATACTGGATTAGTTTTTAATCCTCGTGAAACTGCGGATAATTTAAAAAAATCAGGTGCTTTTATTTCAGGTATCCGACCAGGTGAAAAAACAGCTAAATATATTAATAAAATTATATTGAGATTAACACTTTTTGGTTCTTTGTATATTACTTTTATTTGCTTAATTCCGGAATTTATGAGAAGCGCTATGAATGTCCCGTTTTATTTTGGTGGTACGTCATTATTAATTGTAGTTGTAGTTATAATGGATTTTATTGCTCAAATTCAAACGTTAATAATGTCTAGTCAATATGACTCTATATTAAAAAAAGCTAAGTTAAATTAA
- the rpmD gene encoding 50S ribosomal protein L30 — MKTITITQVKSSIGRIPKHKKTLFGLGLRFIGHTVTLEDTPSIRGMIKKVSYILKIQEK, encoded by the coding sequence ATGAAAACTATTACAATTACTCAAGTAAAAAGTTCTATAGGAAGAATTCCTAAACATAAAAAAACACTATTTGGTTTAGGATTACGTTTTATTGGGCATACCGTTACTCTTGAAGATACACCTTCAATTCGAGGTATGATTAAAAAAGTATCGTATATTTTGAAAATACAAGAGAAATAA
- the rpmJ gene encoding 50S ribosomal protein L36 — protein sequence MKVKASVKTLCRNCKIIRRNNVVRVICSNDPKHKQRQG from the coding sequence ATGAAAGTTAAAGCCTCTGTTAAAACCCTTTGTCGAAACTGTAAAATTATACGGCGTAATAATGTAGTAAGAGTAATCTGTAGTAATGATCCAAAACATAAACAGCGTCAAGGTTAA